The segment ATACGAGGGATGAAGTATGAGAACCTGTTCATGGTTTTCCCTGGATCATTCTTGTTTTTGGAGCTCCCGTCACTTGGTTTTTCTGCTGGTTATTTTTCAGGCGGGATGATTAGGGGTTTAGCGGGATTGGTAATGCCGCGATACAGGGGAAGAATGGAAGTTCTCATAAAAACTAAACCTCCCTCTGAATAGAACTACCTTGGAAATTTACAGAATATTTTTGGGCATTTTTTAAGCGGCGCATTATGAAAATCTTAGGAATCGAAACCTCTACTTTTTCAGGAAGCGTGTCATTATCCGATGATGACGCGCTTCTCTGCGAATATGTTTTCAACACCGGCCCAAGACACAACGAAGTGCTTATTCCCACCATCAAGAGGCTTTTTTCGGATTGCGGGCTCGGAAAAGATGATCTGGATGCGGTCTGCGTATCAGTGGGTCCGGGGTCTTTCACCTCTCTTCGCATAGGGGTCTCCACTGCGAAGGCCCTTTGTTATTCCCTGGGAGCGGAACTTGTGGGAGTTCCGTCCCTTGAGATTCTCACTTCAAACGCACTTTGGTGCGGAGACTGCGTGTGCGCCATGACCGACGCTGGCAGAGGAGAGGTTTTCTTTTCGTTTTATGATCCAGAAAGCGCAGAGATGACCCCCGCGGAAATTGCCACACCTGAGTCTGTGTGCGCCAGGGTGAGAACAAAGACCGTTTTTGTGGGCAGTGGGTCCCTGCTATACGAAAATCTAATACAGGATTCCGCAGGAGAAAGAGCCGTGTTTCTGCCTGCAAATCTGAACACCCCGAGGGCGTCTGGCTGTGCGCTTTTGGGAAGAAAGAAAATTCTTTCCGGGCACAAGGACGATCCTTTCACCTTAACCCCCTTCTATCTTCGCCGCTCCGCTGCGGAGCACAAAACGGTATCGGTGAAAAGAGGGTAAAAATCTTTTTTCACATGACGGTCTTGAAGTTGCCCGTGCGCAGTGATAGATTAAGCGGTGCGGGTTTTTGTTTTCCGCATTTTAAAATAATCAGGGAGATAGACCAAAATGGCCAAGATGCTCGGCGCACAGATGTTCTTTGAGACGCTTCTTCACCAAGGTATTGACGTGGTCTTCGGACTGCCGGGAGGGTACGTTCTCAAGGTGTATGACGTGATGACCGATTATACCGACAGGATAGAGCACGTGCTTGTGAGGCATGAACAGGGAGCTACGCACATGGCCGACGGGTATGCAAGGGCATCGGGAAAACCGGGAGTGGTACTTTGCACCTCGGGTCCTGCGGCAACCAATACCGTTACCGGCATTGCGACGGCGCAGATGGATTCATCTCCCATAGTTATCTTCACAGGACAGGTTCCTACTCAGTATCTTGGAAGCGACGCTTTTCAGGAAGCCGACCATATCGGCATAACAAGACCCTGCACGAAACATAACTATCTTGTACGAGAGACCCGGGATCTTCCAAGAGCTATGAAAGAGGCTTTTCACATAGCTGGTACTGGAAGACCCAGCCCTGTTCTGGTTGATATGCCCAAGGACGTTCTCATAGGAGAAGACGAGCTTGTAATCCCTGAGGATCACGAGATAGATATCAAAGGCTACAAACCCACTATGAAGGGAAACCCTTCGCAGATAAAAAGAGCGGTGGAGATGCTGCTTGCCTCAAAGCGGCCAGTTATTTATTCCGGGGGAGGAGTTATCTGGTCCGGGGCTACAGATGAACTGATTGAGTTCTGCCACCGGCTTCAGATACCTGTAGCGTCAACTCTTATGGGCCTGGGGGGTTATCCGGCAAGCGATCCGCTTTTTATAAGCATGCTCGGGATGCACGGTTCCTACGCCGCAAACATGACTGTTACTGAATCGGACCTCGTTATCTCGATCGGCGGGCGGTTTGATGACAGGGCTACGGGCGGGAACTTTGATGAGTTCGCCCCCAACGCGGAGATTATCCATATAGATATAGATCCCTCCTCGATAGATAAAAACATAACGGTTCAGTGTCCGATAGTAGGGGATGCAAAAGCTGTGCTGCGCCAGATACTCGATGCTCTACCCGGGGAGATTGATCTTGAGGGAAGGGAATCCTGGCTCAGGCGGATACAGGAGTGGAACGAAAAGCATCCGCTCACCTATTGCCAGGGAAGCGAGAAAATTCTGACTACCTACGCCATAGACATGCTCTACAAGATCACGAAAGGAGAGGCCATAATAGTTTCCGACGTGGGTCAGCACCAGATGTGGGTAGCACAGTTCTACAAGTTCGAAAGACCGAGAACCCATCTCACCTCTGGAGGGTTGGGAACTATGGGATTCAGTTTCCCCGCAGCCATGGGAGCGAAATATGCAAGGCCTGATGAGCAGGTTATATGTGTTGCCGGCGACGGAAGTTTCCAGATGAATTTTCAGGAACTCGCAACTGCGGTTGAATACAATATGGATCTTAAGATCATTGTTTTCAACAACCGCCACCACGGAATGGTAAGGCAGTGGCAGACGATGTTTTTTGAAGGCAACTATTCTGCTTCCCGGTTCGAGGTACTACCGGATTTCGTGAAGCTCGCGGAAGCGTTCGGCGCCCGCGGCCTTCGGGCGGTGAGGCCCGAGGAGCTTGAGCCCACTCTCAGGGAAGGCCTTAACACTCCGGGAGTTGTCCTCATGGAGATAGAAGTCGATTGTACCGAGATGGTTTATCCGATGATAGCCCCCGGCGCGTCAATGGACAACATGATAATGATGCCCGCGGATCTTGCCTGATCCTCTGTTGTTGGTAACAGGTGGCCACTTCTCTGTGTCCGTTGGACTGATGTAGTTTGACTTGTTAATTCAGCATTCACTGTTCTGGCGGGCCATAACAGTAAGACGGTCTCTTTAAGACCCTGAAATGAAAAACATCTGCTCAGTTCTGTACGTTTTCATCCTGATCTGCATTCTTGTTTCTTCAGGTTGCCGAAGCAATGACTGTGCGGATGCTTCTCTCTGCATAGGGGTGCTCATCCCCGAGAGGATTTTTGACGGCAGTTATGACAGCAGACGACAGGCGGTAGTTTCGGCCGTAGAAGATATTAATGCCGCAGGCGGTGGTATAGAGCTTGTTTTTGGCCGCGACACTGACCGTTCTTTTGATTCTGATGCCCTGAGGAATGTTCTGGACAGTGGGGTTGACGGAATAATAGGTCCGGCTACCTCTGCTGATTCTGTGGGTCTTGTGGATGATCTTGCCGGAGCGAAGATGGTCGCGATATCACCCTCGGCCAGTTCGGTTGAAATAAGCACTTTCGCTGATGACGGCTACTTCTTCAGAGTTATTCCATCGGACGCATTCCAAGCACCCATAATTGCGAAACTGATAAAGCAAGCTGGGGGAAAACGTGCGGCCATACTGTTTCGTGACGACAGTTACGGAAGAAACCTTAAGGACGGTCTTGTCGAATCCCTTAAGCAAGCGGGAGTAAGTTCACTTGAACCGATTGAGTATGGGGAAGGTTCCGAGGCGGCAGTAAATGCCGTAGTCAGTGCAGTAAATGCCGAGGATAATCCTGTGGACTCCGTGGTTCTCGTGCTGTTTCGTGAAGGGGGAGCGAACTTTATGGCAAGCATGCTCAAGAGGGAAGAGCTCAATGGAAAGGTGAAATACTACGGGGCGGATTCATTGTCAATTGAGAGCTTTGCTGAAATAGTTGTCGCCCTTGACCCCGAAGCACTTTCGCTTGAGGACATGGAAGGTTTTGTGACCACCATCGCGGGTCCTGACCCCTGCAGACTGGAAGACGGGAAGGAAATTTTTGATGAAGCGGGGAGATATGCAAGACAGATATACGATGCTGTTGTGCTGATGAAGCTTGCGTCCATTAAAAGCGCATCTTCTGATCCCGCCGTGTATGTCAGGGAAATGATAGGAATAAGCAGGGATGGGATCAAATGCAGAACTTATGCAGAATGTGCGGGATTTCTCACCGATAGCGACAGTACCAACGATGATATTGATTATCACGGTTTTTCGGGCGAGATTGATTTCGATGCTAACGGCGACGCAACTAAGGGTTTTTACTATGTACACACTTATGACGACATGGGTGAAAGGCCTGAACCTGTCCTCGTTAACCTGGAAGGGAATCCCGCAGGCGAGTGCAAGGTGGACAACAGATAGGGTCTGCTGAGTATGAGGATGGGAGGATGGCGGTGGTACACGGAAGAAAGCGTAAGCTTGGGGTTTACGACAGGGCGGGGGATCTGATTGAAGGGGCGGAGGAGATCAGGAAGGCAGTGGGAGAGTAAGCGGACGGTTTCAAATCAGACTTTTCGGGCTCGCCCTTCAAGTCTGATTTGAAAGAAAAAGAAAAGAAAAAGAAAAAAACAAAAACCGGACAACTAAAAAATTCTAAAACCGGACAATTTAATTTACTTCGGCTATTTTTGTGCTTGAATTCACTGGGGTTTTTATGGTTCACTCTAAATGTAAGGCTATGCTGGGTTCCGGTCGCCATTTCAGCATGCGGAAAAACCATGGAGGTAATAGAGAATGATGAATTTAAGAATCAAGAGAGTAGTTCTAGGCTTGCTTTTTGTCTTAGGGGGGGGCTTGTTTTTTCATCCGGTATGGAAGCAGCCGCTACTCACGGGGACAATACGGGGATAGTTGCGGAAGATGTTGTTCCTACTAACCGGATGCACGTGGAAGAATTTCTTAATAAAATAGT is part of the Candidatus Dadabacteria bacterium genome and harbors:
- the ilvB gene encoding biosynthetic-type acetolactate synthase large subunit; this translates as MAKMLGAQMFFETLLHQGIDVVFGLPGGYVLKVYDVMTDYTDRIEHVLVRHEQGATHMADGYARASGKPGVVLCTSGPAATNTVTGIATAQMDSSPIVIFTGQVPTQYLGSDAFQEADHIGITRPCTKHNYLVRETRDLPRAMKEAFHIAGTGRPSPVLVDMPKDVLIGEDELVIPEDHEIDIKGYKPTMKGNPSQIKRAVEMLLASKRPVIYSGGGVIWSGATDELIEFCHRLQIPVASTLMGLGGYPASDPLFISMLGMHGSYAANMTVTESDLVISIGGRFDDRATGGNFDEFAPNAEIIHIDIDPSSIDKNITVQCPIVGDAKAVLRQILDALPGEIDLEGRESWLRRIQEWNEKHPLTYCQGSEKILTTYAIDMLYKITKGEAIIVSDVGQHQMWVAQFYKFERPRTHLTSGGLGTMGFSFPAAMGAKYARPDEQVICVAGDGSFQMNFQELATAVEYNMDLKIIVFNNRHHGMVRQWQTMFFEGNYSASRFEVLPDFVKLAEAFGARGLRAVRPEELEPTLREGLNTPGVVLMEIEVDCTEMVYPMIAPGASMDNMIMMPADLA
- the tsaB gene encoding tRNA (adenosine(37)-N6)-threonylcarbamoyltransferase complex dimerization subunit type 1 TsaB, coding for MKILGIETSTFSGSVSLSDDDALLCEYVFNTGPRHNEVLIPTIKRLFSDCGLGKDDLDAVCVSVGPGSFTSLRIGVSTAKALCYSLGAELVGVPSLEILTSNALWCGDCVCAMTDAGRGEVFFSFYDPESAEMTPAEIATPESVCARVRTKTVFVGSGSLLYENLIQDSAGERAVFLPANLNTPRASGCALLGRKKILSGHKDDPFTLTPFYLRRSAAEHKTVSVKRG
- a CDS encoding ABC transporter substrate-binding protein, which codes for MKNICSVLYVFILICILVSSGCRSNDCADASLCIGVLIPERIFDGSYDSRRQAVVSAVEDINAAGGGIELVFGRDTDRSFDSDALRNVLDSGVDGIIGPATSADSVGLVDDLAGAKMVAISPSASSVEISTFADDGYFFRVIPSDAFQAPIIAKLIKQAGGKRAAILFRDDSYGRNLKDGLVESLKQAGVSSLEPIEYGEGSEAAVNAVVSAVNAEDNPVDSVVLVLFREGGANFMASMLKREELNGKVKYYGADSLSIESFAEIVVALDPEALSLEDMEGFVTTIAGPDPCRLEDGKEIFDEAGRYARQIYDAVVLMKLASIKSASSDPAVYVREMIGISRDGIKCRTYAECAGFLTDSDSTNDDIDYHGFSGEIDFDANGDATKGFYYVHTYDDMGERPEPVLVNLEGNPAGECKVDNR